The genomic region tgttggtaacagtgactgtggtgcacgttataataatatgaaggcagtggacaacagtggatgacagtgacagccaccacatgagtgacagccgccttcattcatttactactacattatccaattttaaataaattgaggtttttattaatgataaaattacacagaaaaacatttgatggattgcagggaatttcacccataattactcacttttcatattcaatggtagctttgggaaaaatttaatgtgaaatatgtgcgcaaagttcctctgctgcactcaagtaACCATTagagtaaacgtttctttcggtgcagcaaactgtcactttgcgcactagttgcacaaataactattcccgcactagagcggaaaagtgattctttgcgttctgtaatcagtgcagcaatggccacttttcaaggtaactgtagaaaaaaatatatctttatctatcacccacattgtctttgtcattaaaacaaaattcagaaaagtcaaaacattagaatgaatgattgagacgATGTTTTTGCTAGAACCAATTAGACAgagattattcattcaagatgactgtaTCTTAATGAACGATTGTTTGTACAATCATGGTTCCAGCCcaatctttcaatatcaatcaGAATGGAATTGGAGGATAGAAATATGTATCTCATTAGCCTGGCTAATATGTTGTCATTGTTGTCATAATAGTATACAGTAGTATTTTGCTTGAAGCTTCCTTAGgatactgtagtgaatttgaatttcgttCTTTCAGTCGGGAAATgtaatgtcggctgctagtgagagcgaaatggcatcactcgtgatgacgtcacggacgttcactttgttacgttcaaTCCGTGAGTGCCCAAACACATTCTGATTGCTGGGTGCTAGTTGCAGATTCCCGGCTCCACAGCTAGAGGCGGAAATCTATAGATTTTTCATACATTCAACAGGTGACCGATTCGTTCTTGGGGTGAATGACCTCAACGAatcggccacctgttgaatgtctgTGAAACTTTGAGTTCAATGTCCAACTCAAAGTAGAATCGGTAACCTGTTGCATGTCTGGGGTCAAAGTCCAAATACAAGTGTACAAAATAAGAGGTCATTCACGCCAAAAACGAATGGGCCAGCCGTTGAAAGGCAAAAAtgtcattttcaaaaaaaaaacaaaacattaatAGCATGTGACTTAACTAATCTAGTATCAAGTCTTTTATAGGAATGCATGAAGGACATAGAGCTCGAAACATTCCAGCCCTTGGATTTTGAAAAACACCTTAGGGAGCGGAGCTAGGGGCAAAAATGTACAGACTCCTCATACATTCAACAGGTGGACGATTCGTTATTGTGTGGATTGCCTCAACACATCGGCACCCTGTTCAAAGTCTGAGAAATTTCTGAGTTCAAAGTCCAACTTCAAGTAGAATTGGCGACCTGTTGCCATCATAGCATGGACCTTACTATTGATAATTCCAGAGCACAATATTATTGCAAATCGCCCCTGGTTTGTACAAGGTGCACCAGAGAAACTTACTCATCCGAAAGGTCAATAACAACAAAAGTACATCAGTTATTGATTTAATCATCCCTTCATATGAGAAtgaaatttctcaatttttttcatgcAGTTTCGAAAATTGACATCAGATTAATGGTGACCCTCAATGTGCATACACTGATGACcccgatttttgaaatttgtatacCCTCATTGCAGTATATCAATCGATATGTTGGCAATGACATCGTGAATTTGTTCTTGAGATTTGCTTTGATCCGTGGTCGATCGACTTGAGCAAGGGATTTCAAATAAGCCTATAAAAAAATCACATTGGGGAAATGCATGTGGACATGAGCCTCCTCACTGAAAAAAATGTCAATGATAGGCTGTCAAAcagcatatcacatgcattttgatgggcaacaaaatcgcgtacagtcaattcttgaacaacatCCAGTGTATAGAGATGAAATTGAAGGTATTCATGGAAAATTCGACGAACAGTGGAATCAAGAATAATTGTcatagcagctgcgtgtttgTGAGCCAAACGCTGGGGAGCTTTTgatattttctggagttctgATGTATTGTTGAAGTCCATTTTTGAGTTTAGCGACACTTCCACACACCCGAAATGATTTAACTCACGACAGAATCAAATTACGGCCAGGAACGAGTCTGtgaggaggaatttcaaatcgagtGCAAAAGGCATGTTGCGGGTACACGACAaggtgccaccccgactacttgacaccccgactacttgactcCTCGCCTACTTGACACCCCGACTACCtgacaccccgactacttgacacccagACTACTTGACACCCTGACTACTTGACACGCTGACTActtgtccccttttaaaaccggtttttaggggacaagtagacgtgagccTTACCCGGCTAGTTCTCTCCTTTCTGAGAAGGTGACaaactagtcggggggacaccctgtcactagggtgcgaggtgtcaagttgtggtgtacggtcatgactagttggcacctccgGTCCAGTAGGTGCCAACTAGACGGGTGCcggtcggggtgacaactagacggcaaaagtatatttttacgagggtacaagtagtcatCTACAGTCACGACAATATAATCCCCCTCGACTCCACTCCACAAGAAATCACCATTCTGGCTGGCTCttcatttgaaagttggaaaatgaagcCTAGCTATCAAGTTGTATATGAAAAGGCATTAAGATTTCTAATTTTGTGCTGGCGCAAGTGtatataaataatcatttatccTCACATTATTTACCAGACTTCATGTAGGCCTACCTCAGttgataaccagactgatagctTCATCTGCCATTATCATTGATACATGAAAATTTGACTGTTCTAGCATTGGGTTCAATTTACTCGTAAATGGTGTGTCTGATGGGAAAATATATCTGGACAAAATGTGTTTAGAATTGTGTTCTTCATCTGCTTCAGTCATCGAAAAGGCTTACTATTCATTAAATTTCTTCTGTTTTCAAACAACTCGAAAAACTTTGTCCTAAAAAAAGCAAAGATGGCAAATATCTCCCGAACCGTGCGTTTGATGGGAATATGTTACTGAACCAAAAGTGCTTGGAATTCAATTCTAGGTGTCATGTAGACGTGAGTCATCCCCGGCTACTTGTCTCTTTTCTacggaggtgacaactagtagGGGGGACCCTCTGTCACTAGGGTGtgaggtgtcaagtagtcgtttacggtcatgactagttggcacctttggtccagtaggtgtcaagtagtcggggggacagCTTGatggcaatggtatatttttatgaGGATACAAGTAGTTGCCTATGaccaaaatgaccaggtgtcaagtagtcggggtgacaactagacAGCTACCCCACGTTGCCTAGCAAAAACAAGTGACCAACAATTATTAGGAAAGAAGCTCTCAACTGCAAAGGCCAACTCTCTAGACCAAAGCATGATGGCTACTTGAGGGAGAATAAATTTGAGAACTTCTTCCTCCTGCCCATTTACACGACCAATTCACTGCGcaggatttttttcaaatgagaaaatTTCTCTGGCACACCTTGTACTTATGCAAATGACTTCGTCTCAACCGAGCTTCGTAAAACTGAGTATGAAAGATAATTCCTTTTCTCAAACCCTTCAAAAAATGCACTTTTTGGATCATTTAACCATTTTTTCACTTACCCTCTTTATGGGACATGCGAATGTTATATTGCAATGTTCAGCGACCGATTGAAAAATCTCCAGGACAAATGTCCTGACCATATCACATGCCTTCAATTTCACATCAATAACTGTGCTATAATGTCCACTCGGGCTTTTCAAAGCTGCTATGGCTCGGATCTGAAAATGACCTGGAATTAAAATATCAACTTTTTCCTGTAATAGACTCTCCAAAATCAGTACAAACTCAAATGAAAAAAGTAGTGAGAATATCAACGGAACTAATACTAGTATAAAGGTTACAAGGTacaacaatagttatttgtgcaactagtgcaacTAGTTTACTgatttgttgagtgcagcagaggaactttgtgcacttatttcacattaagtttttcctacagttaccattgaatatgaaaagtgagtaattatgggtaaaattgcctgaaattcatcaaatgtaaatctgtgtaattctattattaataaatgaaatagaatgtagtatgtgtgtttgaatggctgTGTGCTGTCAGCTGCTGTCATCCACCACAGTCCACCCCATTaagattcttataacgtgcaccagtcacagttaccaacttgattttgattttgctgcactggtgctccatataacctactaactattttgcgttgccatgttgcaaatctggagtgcaggaaaaatttttcccgcactagagcagaaaagtgattctttgcgttctgtaatcagtgcagcaatggccacttttcaacgtaactgtaggtaAAAATAATTTCCTATCATAGAATTGAATTACCGTCTGGAGTACAACAGAGTGAATAAATAACACTATCAAAAAAGTTTGTACAGTGATCATTAATAACCTGACTAAGCGTAGACAGTTACTACGTTTCAAAgtagaggaacaatagcataagaagatatcccatagtataggtgTTGCAAATTTACAACCAATTTTTTGAaactcaagtcgattactgtcgactactgtctattattactgtaggagtgagagtgtgagaacggcacagtatgagagaccacCAGCGTCACATAGGCGAGGCTCTCTGTAGAACTGCACCTTTCTACTGCGCAAGCGTAGTATCTGTTTGAGTTGGAGCAGTTTGTTACCTGCTACTTGTAAAAATAACTGTTACTTTGTTTTTGTGAACCAGTGAACGAATGAGCTCGTACAGTCGGCAGCCATTGTGAATGAGTGAACATGTGTGGCTATAATTTCTGAGAAAGCATCTCATTTTTATTGTGGTTTATGCAAAAAAGAATTGTCCACTAATTATAATTTACAGCGGCATCTTCAGAATGTTCATAAAAGTAATAGGCCTGCAAAAGAAGGTGCAATATGTCTGTTCAAAGACTGCAGAGGTGAAGAGTTAGTTACATTGCCACACTTAGTGATTGTTTTTTTATGTGATGTGTGATTTTTAAGTCATtgttagaaaaatatccaagttgtatagggtagaagttgtaggattgaataattttgaaaaattctctaAAAAATACCCTTTCTTTCAATTTGTGGCTCCTGAACCAAAAATGGTGGAATCCTGCgcaaccactcaatttattggaaatcttattatctttaattttgtagagaatgctttttctcgaaaaactcAAGGTTCTTGAGATTAATGGAAAAAGTGCGAAATTTTTTGGGGGGAAGCCGTGTCAGCTAATTTCAGTTCCAAGTCAGTGACCCAAAATAGAACAGTCGAGAAAAATATTCTTTTGGGGATGTTTCCTTAAAAACAACCATTTTACTGGACTAGAGGTTATGttaaaagtttttattttgacGTAAAAGAGGTTATGTTGTTTTTTAGTGCATTGCCAAATCGGTTGCAGTTCCACTGAATGCCAGTCACAGCTCAGTGAACGGAACTGCTCTAACAAAAACGTTATAAGCGCATGCGCATACTTCTCTATGCCAGAGAAGCATTTCTACAGCGAGTCGCGCATTGTCACACACCTTTACTAAGTACTGgacaaacaaaaaacaaaaacaactaggactatcggcttgagttgacagtaGAACTTGGAACATGAAgtccctatacaatgggatTATCTTtttatatgcttcctcatctccATAGTTTCAATGATTATCTATGGGGAAAAATACTTATAATACTTTAAATACTGGAAAATGATATTTATTGAGAGAGCTTCCACAGTGATACAAAAAAATAACAGAACGAGTATAGTTAGTAGCTACGTTGAGGTCTAGTGAGGTTCACAATGACAGTATTACTTGATTAACATAGATGTTTCTATCCTTGTTcataattcaacaaagcagataatgCTCTCCTTTACAAACTACGAAACGTTGACAGATCGTACTTCAACAATTTAGAGATATAGAagattgtaaaatatttaatttgaaattataaaaattcttacagtagttcaatcattaaaaaacatatttttgtgtCGAATAGAagattgtaaaatatttaatttgaaattatgaaaattcttacagtagttcaatcattaaaaaacatattttcgtgTTGAATAGAATATGATAGACCATTTTCAACCaaaatgaacagtttatatcaCATCAGATACCTGAAGGTATCAGTCAGCTATACTTTATAGAGGGAGGAAATacaatctttcttcactgccattataaaatgaacctcactataatttgTTTTAACTGTTCTGTGTTGTTCTGTGTCAATCCATCCGTTATCTGTGTTTTCATTCATCAAACATTCTCATAATAGATTAAGACATCTTAGTTCATTGATTTCAACTCATTATTTCTCAGAGTAATAATGATATAAAGTAATTTATTTTCTGTGAcagtttttcacaaaaaatttcaaCATATTAATTCTAGTGATTTGAATTTATGAATTGTCATGAATTTGAAGGGTCTCACTCACTTTGACACTGTCGTCTATATCTACACCAAGGTCCAGGGTCCCAGTGTAAACCAGGTGTGTCCTATTCAACTTCCCAACTTTAAAAGACGATAAGAAGTCCACCTTGCCTCGCTTATCACACTGCCCCAAGTTATAGAAGACAATATCGAAGTTTGTCTGCAGAACAATAGACCAGAACTCATATTTCCATTTTCTACAAATGAATAACACTTGGGCCCAGTTTTgtacaacagccggttaaattttaaccgtgattaatttcacgagaaccaatcagagaaggcgtttttgaaaagacggcttctctgattggttctcgtggaattaatcacggttaaaatttaaccggctgttgtgcaaccggcactcagggCTTGTTTCCaagcttgggatttagctacgttctagactttaaacagctggagtcagaaaattggctttccaaaacggggcgtagtcgtggTCAACgtttaaatcaaatttcaagaaaCTAGAGAATTGAgcacaaaacaaaataaagagaaagaaTAGAGTTTCAGAAATTATttgggaatgtttcatttcgtctaGGACAAACGTTCCCAATTATAGAGaaaactagtaggtaacccgtgcttcgcaagggtctatttttaaaactgcaaaatgaaaacgtgACGtaaaaaaaattcgaaatttgaaaataggcctataaccatcctcggttaatgaagaatctataagcaaaatttcaaattaatcagttgagtatatttcagacgtgattgATACGTCAAACAtgattccctattccttacgtgtataagccagttctttcccttattatagtatagaaaactgaagaatacataatacttggaaacctcacagaatcatattgatttttccaatacatcaataaattttagttcgatcaggatcctcctcaatttgattcaggcagccttttgttttcccaattcaaacaaaatacctaaaatactcgtttcactgggaattcgttcTGATAGAACATTAtaactgaataatataaattattacttattttattgtgatctattcatgtttttcttatgaaattcaattataggcttacagcatgaagactatgtccaattcatttgtactggtggcaaaattttacattaaaaataattatttgataaaatccaaggtCAATAGTAGtctaatgaaaacaaattctttcaaaaaataattgataataatacgtttcgagggaaaaaattaagaacaaaaaaaaaaaaaaatgggaagcatcggAGATTCGAACCGAGGGAACAATCGCACCGTAAGCATGCATTTTAACGCAGCGCTACATAGACGTTCGTACACCATTATAACCTGCTcataaaaaaacacactttgggctatggaacttcatgtagcctacggtatcatagatgaatttgaacattaattctgaaaaatctagaaggagaattgaaatttgggcttccaggtggacgagattgatatttttagaatctatgttcaaaatttggagatctaaatcattcccgtttttccggtatgcaatccacaagttgacatgttttgatgcgaacaaacgaacaatcgaacaaacgaacaaacgaacacacgaacaaacactaCCCCACTCTtccttattatatagatgagaaAATAAAAGTTATCATAAGAACTGTGACTATTCCCTGTTTCGTAAAACCAATTttccgactccagctgttcaaagtctagaacttagctgaatcctgagctcggaaaccggcccttgccagtaaaatgataataaattttaattttatattatactgtaacagaattcaaaattatttcagacgATGAGAGAATGATCGatttgtgaagaagaagaagaagaaaatgaagaggaaGTAGGAAAAGAAGACTCAAAAtgtaaaacatataaatatgataaaaagtAATCAATGTGTTTGTTGAAGCACTCTATCAAATCTCAAGTGAATTCACAGGACAGAAATAGCTTTATATTTTTCCACCACATACTCACTCCTAAATTATTCAGTATTGATAAACCAGACAACATCTgcaatcaaataaaatactgtcaaagaaaataattttgatggACCTATCATCCTCCTAAAGTGGTGAATAAGCAATTAATGAATAAACTCCACAAAATTACTTTCCGAAAAATGagattcacaatattattactagGCTTTTAAACGACTATTAATGTTCATTATTAGATGGATTCTGATCATTATAACTAATTTCTTTCATTCATCGGTACGAAATTACTTATTATTCCAATGATGTTGCAACAATTGAGTAGGGAAAGTTTGAAAAACACAATATATCCGGATATCCTGAACATGGACTGCTGTCATTTATCAGGAATTCTATCAACACGCTGCAAGCAATTAAATAAGGTGATTCAATAGATTGACGAACAGTTAATCAATGCACCGgaaaagatttatttatatatttatttatacattgaaacataggttacaatatcattctcaactatgaatgattggattCATTGATATGATTCATTGATTGTTGGGCAGTTAATTTCCTGCAAGATAATGCAGGAAatgcatttttgaaatttaaaatgttatgGCATTTGAAATACAAAGGTTTCAAGTATAGATGACTACTGATCTGGAGTGGTTCTCATGACCAGAATTTATGGTTATTTCTATCACTGATGCCAAGATAACCTTTTAAATTGCCATGCTTACAATTAATTCACCTTCAAAGTCCAATCAATCTACCTACAGTTACCTTCAAAGTCCAGATCTAATTGTTATTATTtccgttgaaatattttatctttttaatAGCCTGCAGAAGTATACTGATCGACTATTTAAACAATAATGGCATCACGCTTTCAACTTTCACTGAATCTTGATTGCCTTATGAGTGTTTTTATGGAAAGGCTAGCAGTTAACATGTGCTTCACAAGGGACTATtttagaacttgacaaactgaaaacttgacgttaGGAAGCCAGTAAAACAGTTTTTACACAGTGAACAAATAGTTATtcgtatatctagagtgaaaagtgctgttttttctccctgagggaaaagtttgaagcccgaggcgaagccgagggcaacaattttcctgagggagaaaaaacatttttcactcgtgatatacacaacatttttcctccacctacatttttataagaactgcaaataaaataatttttaaaaatgtatgtgaccaaacaatgtgttacaacataatctaaaaagtaaacagaaacagctggcttgtaatcacagttctcctccgacagcactatctgtcggctaaagttgtaacaacaatgacaaccacaactacagctatgatgaagttcccgtttcaaaatttgattagttaataagtaatattcgttggctggtattttgaataacatggattaaaagaaaaacatatataatttttttctagtatagtgatatgaagtatgtaataataatttcagcatagactacaaacataaattttatatattgattaaatgtctggttgaggtattgaatttagttggtttaatgactactctatatgcttcctcatctgagcttagaccttctgacctattccaaatgtacgtttttaaaatagagatgcttcccatgttatttaaatggagtcacttttctccctagggagttttctgttttttagtaccgagagcgaaaaagtgacactttagtatcatgtttcagggagtaaagtaagtacttttgacagtaggtggaggaaaaaatctttattgtcatttcattgaatgtttttcaataataaatattagtaATTTTCCAAAATATAGTTTTCATTGATGTTTCTTCTTGCTTTTTGATTGCAGAATACTCTGTTGCTTTATGGCTCCGAAGACTCTAAGACAGGATATCCTCTCCTCAACAGCATAAGG from Nilaparvata lugens isolate BPH chromosome 11, ASM1435652v1, whole genome shotgun sequence harbors:
- the LOC120353690 gene encoding uncharacterized protein LOC120353690 isoform X2; translated protein: MLSGLSILNNLGTNFDIVFYNLGQCDKRGKVDFLSSFKVGKLNRTHLVYTGTLDLGVDIDDSVKIRAIAALKSPSGHYSTVIDVKLKACDMVRTFVLEIFQSVAEHCNITFACPIKRVRCDMKNYIIDMKVGNIPAIPYGDYRVEVTILKSLPYAIEETISCTRAFGAARPQSLLQSKSKKKHQ